The following proteins are encoded in a genomic region of Populus trichocarpa isolate Nisqually-1 chromosome 13, P.trichocarpa_v4.1, whole genome shotgun sequence:
- the LOC7482374 gene encoding LOB domain-containing protein 20: protein MTEPLGDAMSETRRKGIGKRATPMSDESQPVSELAPTPASPCGACKFLRRKCISGCIFAPHFGSDQGAARFAAVHKVFGASNVSKLLLHIPLNRRHEAIVTISYEAQARLSDPVYGCVSTILALQQQVASLQAELSVVQTQLINSRFAMANALQQQHHVAMLQPAYSNNSSASTNFINMSSFTSNFDLVTDTAPSSHSMEPLHISQPSHDEEEDEEESQLPGVIFANEVLHRR from the exons ATGACTGAGCCACTCGGCGATGCCATGTCCGAAACTCGAAGAAAGGGAATCGGTAAGCGTGCCACTCCCATGTCAGATGAGTCCCAGCCGGTGTCTGAACTGGCACCGACCCCGGCATCTCCTTGTGGCGCATGCAAATTTCTGAGGAGGAAATGCATTAGTGGGTGCATATTTGCACCTCACTTTGGTTCCGACCAGGGAGCAGCTCGGTTCGCGGCAGTTCACAAGGTTTTTGGTGCTAGCAATGTGTCCAAGCTCTTGCTGCATATTCCTCTGAACCGAAGGCATGAGGCGATCGTCACGATATCTTATGAGGCTCAAGCAAGGCTATCCGACCCGGTTTACGGTTGTGTCTCGACCATTCTCGCTTTGCAACAGCAG GTGGCATCACTGCAAGCTGAGCTTTCAGTGGTCCAAACTCAACTGATAAACAGTCGGTTTGCCATGGCAAATGCCCTTCAGCAGCAGCACCATGTTGCAATGCTACAACCAGCCTACTCAAACAATTCCTCAGCTTCCACTAACTTCATCAACATGAGCAGTTTCACCTCCAACTTCGACCTTGTCACTGACACAGCACCATCTTCCCATAGCATGGAGCCTCTCCATATCTCACAGCCCTCCCACGAcgaggaagaagatgaagaggagAGTCAGCTTCCGGGAGTAATTTTCGCCAACGAAGTACTTCATCGGAGATGA
- the LOC7482375 gene encoding histone-lysine N-methyltransferase SUVR3 — MPQCQQQEPAAAAANKSNKKDPPLIQCADLILPWLTPLELANISSTCKTLSQISKSITLQRTLDASRFLENHLIPFLNPNNQHPYAYFLYTPSQLLPSQSPLRQPWGSQLDRDSLGRHHSGSACKLNESWEVLRGCDSELATPRRVMGESGKGVCGCDCEGCEEGGTGWEFWGLEEMGIMTECGPGCGCGLECSNRLTQRGVLVKLKIVRDGKKAWGLFAGQMICQGQFICEYAGELLTTEEARRRQQIYDELASSGQFSSALLVVREHLPSGKACLRINIDATRTGNVARFINHSCDGGNLTTVLVRHTGSLLPRLCFFASRNIKEGEELTFSYGEIRVRSKGLQCFCGSSCCFGTLPSEHT, encoded by the exons ATGCCCCAATGCCAACAACAAGAAcctgctgcagcagcagcaaataaatcaaacaagaaGGATCCTCCTCTAATCCAATGCGCAGACCTAATCCTGCCATGGCTAACCCCACTTGAACTAGCCAACATTTCTTCAACCTGCAAAACCCTTTCTCAAATCTCTAAATCCATCACTCTCCAGCGAACCCTCGACGCCTCCAGATTCTTAGAGAACCACCTTATCCCATTTCTCAACCCCAATAACCAACACCCTTATGCCTATTTCCTCTACACCCCTTCTCAACTCCTTCCCTCCCAATCCCCACTTCGCCAGCCTTGGGGCTCACAACTCGATCGTGACTCTCTGGGTCGACACCATAGTGGCTCAGCTTGCAAATTGAATGAGTCCTGGGAGGTTTTACGTGGGTGTGATTCGGAATTGGCGACTCCGCGCCGTGTTATGGGTGAGTCAGGGAAGGGTGTGTGTGGGTGTGATTGTGAAGGGTGCGAAGAGGGTGGGACAGGGTGGGAATTTTGGGGGTTGGAGGAAATGGGGATAATGACCGAGTGTGGACCGGGTTGTGGGTGTGGGTTGGAGTGTAGCAATCGGTTGACTCAGAGAGGGGTTTTGGTGAAGTTGAAGATCGTGAGAGATGGCAAGAAGGCTTGGGGTTTGTTTGCTGGTCAAATGATTTGTCAAGGCCAGTTCATCTGCGAGTATGCTG GTGAACTTTTAACGACTGAAGAAGCAAGAAGGCGGCAACAAATCTATGATGAGCTTGCATCTAGTGGCCAATTCTCTTCTGCTCTCTTGGTCGTGAGAGAGCATCTTCCATCAGGGAAAGCTTGCTTGAGGATAAATATTGATGCCACAAGAACTGGAAATGTTGCGCGATTCATTAACCATTCTTGTGATGGCGGTAATCTAACAACGGTACTAGTGAGACACACAGGATCTTTGCTGCCTCGCCTTTGTTTCTTTGCTTCTAGAAACATAAAAGAAGGTGAAGAGCTCACATTTAGCTATGGGGAAATCAGGGTCAGGTCCAAGGGCTTGCAATGTTTTTGTGGCAGCTCTTGTTGTTTTGGTACCTTGCCTTCAGAACACACTTAA